The DNA region GGCGGCATGGGCTTCCGCGCCTACCTGGTGAAGTTCCAGTCCAAGAGCGTGCGCATCACCTTGCGCGACCTTCCCGACGGCGGCAAGATCGAGCAGTTCCAGGTCGCCGCCGAGCAGTAGCGCAGGAACGACTTGCAACTAGAAACGAGAAACTAGAAACTGTCTCTCATGAAGCGCGTCACCGGCATCGGCGGCATCTTCTTCAAGTCCGACAACCCGGAGCAGCTCTACGCCTGGTACGAGAAGCACCTGGGCCTGAAGCGCAACCAGCAGACCCAGGCCGTGGTCTTTCCCTGGCGCGAGGAGGAGGGCGGCAAGGAAGGCATGACCCTCTGGTCGCTCTTTCCCCGGGACACCAAGTACTTCGAGCCCAGCCAGGCCGCCTTCATGCTCAACTACCGGGTGGAGGACCTGGACGCGTTGGTGACGGCCCTGCGTGCCGAGGGCATCCAGGTCCTGGGCCGCGAGGACTACGACTACGGGCGCTTCGCCTGGATCCTCGACCCCGAGGGCAACCGCATCGAGCTCTGGGAGCCCGCCAAGAAGCAATAGCGGTGTGCCGGATGACGATTCGGCGAACCCATCGCGGCGCGAAGATTTGCATCCGGAGTCTGCTCGCGGCATCAGCTAGCCATGGATCCGCTGCGCACCGCGAAAGTCCGCAAGATCTTTGATAACGCCAACTTCGTCCGCGACCTGGGGATCGAGCTGACCCGCGTGCAGGAGGACGGCTGCGAGACGCGGCTGCAGTTGGCCGCGCGCCACCTCCAGCAGCACGGCCTCGTCCATGCCGGGGTCCTCGCTACCATGGCCGACCACACCGGAGGCTGCGCCGCCCGCGGCGCCGTGGGGCTGGACCAGGAAGTGCTCACGGTCGAGTTCAAGATCAATTTTCTGCGCCCGGCGGTGGGCGATGGGCTGCGCTGCTGGAGTCACGTGCTGCGCGCGGGGAAGATGCTGGCCGTGGCCGAGTCGGAGATCTTCGCCGCGGCTCCCTCCGGCGAGAAGCTGGTGGCCAAGGCCACCATTACCCTGGCCCTGGTGCCGGAGCAATAAAAAGCGCGCCCGACCGGGCGCGCTCTTCTCGAAACTAGAAACTAGAAACGAGAAACTAGAAACTGAGTTACGGCTTGGTCATCCTCTCCGGCTTCACGATCGCGTCAAACTCTTCTCCGGTGAGGTACCCCAGCTTGAGCGCCGCCTCGCGCAGGCTGGAGTGCTCCACGTGCGCGGTGTGCGCCACCTTGGCTGCCTTGTCGTAGCCGATCTTGGGAGTCAGCGCGGTCACCAGCATGAGCGAGTTCTTCACGTACCACTCCACCTTGGCGCGGTCCACCTCGATGCCCTTCAGCATGTACTCCACGTAGCCGTGGCAGGCGTCGCTGAGCAGCGTCACCGAGTGCAGGAAGTTGTAGATCATCACCGGCTTGAAGACGTTGAGCTCGAAGTTGCCCTGGGAGCCGGCGAAGCCCACCGCCGCGGTGGCGCCCTGCACCTGCACGCACACCATGGTCATGGCCTCGCACTGGGTGGGGTTGACCTTGCCCGGCATGATGGAGGAGCCGGGCTCGTTCTCGGGGATGGCCAGTTCGCCCAGCCCGCAGCGCGGCCCCGAGGCCAGCCAGCGGATGTCGTTGGAGATCTTCATCAGCGAGGCTGCCAGCGTGGCCAGCGCCCCCTGCGCGAAGACGATCTCGTCGTGCGCCGAGAGCGCCGCGAACTTGTTGGGATGCGAGCGGAAGGGGAGCCCGGTCAGTTCCGCGATCTTCTTCGCGGCCCGCTCCGCGAATTCCGGATGCGCGTTCAGCCCGGTGCCCACGGCCGTCCCGCCGATGGCCAGGTCGTACAGGCCCGTCAGCGCCTGCTTCAGCCGCGCGAGGTCGCGCTCCAGCAGCGCGGCCCAGCCTCCGAACTCCTGTCCCAGGGTGAGCGGCACCGCGTCCTGCAGGTGGGTGCGGCCGATCTTGACGATGCCGTCGAACTCCTTGGCCTTGGCGGCGATGGCTTGGCGCACGCTCTCGATGGCGGGGATCAGCGCCCGCTCCACCCGCTCCGCCGCCGCGATGTGCATGGCCGCGGGGAAAGTGTCGTTCGACGACTGCGACAGGTTCACGTCGTCGTTGGGATGGATGGGCTTCTTCGAGCCCAGCACGCCTCCGGCCAGCTCGATGGCGCGGTTGGAGATGACCTCATTCACGTTCATGTTGGTCTGCGTGCCCGAGCCCGTCTGCCAGATCCTGAGCGGGAACTGGTCGTCGAGCTTGCCCGCGATGACCTCGTCGGCCGCCTCGACGATGAGCTTGGCCTTGTCGGCAGAGAGCTTGCCCAGGTCCTGGTTGACCAGCGCGCACGCCTTCTTGAGGATGCCGAAGGCGCGGATCAGCTCCGGCGGCATCCGGTCGCGCCCGATGTTGAAGTGCAGCAGCGAGCGCTGCGTCTGCGCTCCCCAGTACACGTTCGCCGGCACTTCGATGGTGCCCATGCTGTCGGACTCGACCCGCGTCTGCTTGGCCGCTTCCACCGTGCTTGCCATATCGTTCTCCTGGGAATGCGTACTCGATGGCAACAGAAAATTGTACGCCCCATCCTCCTTAGCTACTAGCTACCAGCTACTTGCATCCGCGCGCGCGAAGCCTGAATCTAAGGCTAGGTCCTCATGCCCGCCGACCCCATCTTCGACCTCCTCATCATCGGCGCCGGGCCCACCGGCCTGGCCTGCGCCATCGAGGCGCAGAAGGCCGGCCTGCGCCCTGTGCTGGTGGACAAAGGCTGCCTGGTCAACTCCATCTTCCGCTATCCCGCCGACATGGTCTTCTTCACCACCCCCGAGCTGCTGGAGATCGGCGACATCCCCTTCGCCAGCGCCCACCAGAAGCCCACCCGCCAGGAGGCCCTCGAGTACTACCGCAAGGTGGCCGAGCGCTACTGTCTCGACACCCGCCTCTACCAGCGGGTGGAGCAGGTCAGCGGCCACGATGGCGACTTCCGCGTCCTCACCCACGACCGTCACGGCCAGGACCACGCCTACCGCGCCCGCAAGCTGGTGGTGGCCACCGGCTACTACGATCTTCCCAACCTGCTGGGCGTGCCCGGGGAGGAGCTGCCCAAGGTCTTCCACTACTATCGCGAGCCTCATCCCTTCTACGGCATGGACGTGCTGGTGGTGGGCGGGAAGAACTCCGCCGCCGAGGCCGCCCTCGACCTGTGGCGGCACGGCGCCCGCGTCACCCTGGTGCACCGCGGTCCCGGGCTGCACGAGCACATCAAGTACTGGGTGCGCCCCGACCTGGAGAACCGCATCAAGAACGGCGAGATCGCCGCCCGCTTCCGCAGCAGCGTGCGCTCCATCCATCCCGACACCGTCCTGCTGCAGACCCCCGAGGGCGAGCTGCGCCTGAAGAACGACTTCGTCTTCGCCCTCACCGGCTACCACCCCGACTTCGACTTCCTGCGCGCCCTGGGCATCCAGCTCGCCCCCGGCGAGAACCGCCCCCTCTGCGATCCCGAGAGCTTCGAGACCAACATCCCCGGGCTGTACGTGGCGGGAGTGATCGTGGCGGGCTCGCGCACCAATGAGATCTTCATCGAGAATGGGCGCTTCCACGGCCGCCAGATCGCCGCCCACCTCAAGCAGAGGCTGGCGCCCCGGGCCTGAGGCCCCCATCCGCCTTGGGGGCATAGAAACCCTTGACTTAGGGCGGTTCCCGCGACGACAATACCGCGTTCGCAGCTTGTGCGGTATCCTATTGCTGGCGGTTTTTTGAGGCTACCTATGAAAGCCACCGCGTCGTTCAGCTTGCCCTACCGGGCATTGGCTGTCCTGCTTGCCGTCCTGATGGTTCCCCTTCCGGTCCTGTCGCAGCCGCAGGGGGGCTCCTCGTCCTCCAAAGCCACCCAGGAAGCGGGCCAGATCAGCGCCCTGATTCCTGCCGGTTTCCGCAACGCGTCGGCCGCCCGGGTCAAAGACGACCTGTACTGGAACGACGTGTTGAAGACCGACAAGTCCGGCCGCATGCGCGTCAACCTGCGCGACGGCTCCATCCTCAGCCTGGGCTCCGACACCGAGATGAAGGTGGTGCAGCACGACGCCGCCTCCCAGCAGACCCAGCTCGAACTCGATTACGGCAAGCTGCGCAGCCGCGTGGTCGCTATCACCAAGCCCGGGGGCAAGTTCCAGGTCAAGACCCCCAAGGCGGTGGCCGGCGTGGTGGGCACCGATTTCGGTCTGGTCGTCAATCCTGACGGCAGCGTGACCC from Terriglobales bacterium includes:
- a CDS encoding YpdA family putative bacillithiol disulfide reductase — its product is MPADPIFDLLIIGAGPTGLACAIEAQKAGLRPVLVDKGCLVNSIFRYPADMVFFTTPELLEIGDIPFASAHQKPTRQEALEYYRKVAERYCLDTRLYQRVEQVSGHDGDFRVLTHDRHGQDHAYRARKLVVATGYYDLPNLLGVPGEELPKVFHYYREPHPFYGMDVLVVGGKNSAAEAALDLWRHGARVTLVHRGPGLHEHIKYWVRPDLENRIKNGEIAARFRSSVRSIHPDTVLLQTPEGELRLKNDFVFALTGYHPDFDFLRALGIQLAPGENRPLCDPESFETNIPGLYVAGVIVAGSRTNEIFIENGRFHGRQIAAHLKQRLAPRA
- the fumC gene encoding class II fumarate hydratase, whose amino-acid sequence is MASTVEAAKQTRVESDSMGTIEVPANVYWGAQTQRSLLHFNIGRDRMPPELIRAFGILKKACALVNQDLGKLSADKAKLIVEAADEVIAGKLDDQFPLRIWQTGSGTQTNMNVNEVISNRAIELAGGVLGSKKPIHPNDDVNLSQSSNDTFPAAMHIAAAERVERALIPAIESVRQAIAAKAKEFDGIVKIGRTHLQDAVPLTLGQEFGGWAALLERDLARLKQALTGLYDLAIGGTAVGTGLNAHPEFAERAAKKIAELTGLPFRSHPNKFAALSAHDEIVFAQGALATLAASLMKISNDIRWLASGPRCGLGELAIPENEPGSSIMPGKVNPTQCEAMTMVCVQVQGATAAVGFAGSQGNFELNVFKPVMIYNFLHSVTLLSDACHGYVEYMLKGIEVDRAKVEWYVKNSLMLVTALTPKIGYDKAAKVAHTAHVEHSSLREAALKLGYLTGEEFDAIVKPERMTKP
- a CDS encoding PaaI family thioesterase, which gives rise to MDPLRTAKVRKIFDNANFVRDLGIELTRVQEDGCETRLQLAARHLQQHGLVHAGVLATMADHTGGCAARGAVGLDQEVLTVEFKINFLRPAVGDGLRCWSHVLRAGKMLAVAESEIFAAAPSGEKLVAKATITLALVPEQ
- a CDS encoding FecR family protein codes for the protein MKATASFSLPYRALAVLLAVLMVPLPVLSQPQGGSSSSKATQEAGQISALIPAGFRNASAARVKDDLYWNDVLKTDKSGRMRVNLRDGSILSLGSDTEMKVVQHDAASQQTQLELDYGKLRSRVVAITKPGGKFQVKTPKAVAGVVGTDFGLVVNPDGSVTLYVYSGTVTLTLADGTVVTINAGQTFTINSDGSTSGPKPTPPDQQQQSILDTNVILGGTGESAGNNNLLRNILIGLGVIGIGLAVGLSTSGGSHGTLPPSPTPPPTPIEDGGTTRPQ
- a CDS encoding VOC family protein, with protein sequence MKRVTGIGGIFFKSDNPEQLYAWYEKHLGLKRNQQTQAVVFPWREEEGGKEGMTLWSLFPRDTKYFEPSQAAFMLNYRVEDLDALVTALRAEGIQVLGREDYDYGRFAWILDPEGNRIELWEPAKKQ